The following is a genomic window from Nicotiana tabacum cultivar K326 chromosome 3, ASM71507v2, whole genome shotgun sequence.
CCTACTGAATATGGATTAATTCCAAATTTTAGGTACACCAATGAGACCATTGGCTACATAATCATCCAAACTAAACATACAGAAATTAACCTAATTAATACTCCTCAACATCGTCATCTTCGCCATCACCAGATTCACAACCAACTTCCTCATAGTCCTTCTCAAGAGCAGCCAAATCTTCCCTAGCCTCAGAGAACTCTCCTTCCTCCATACCCTCACCCACATACCAATGCACAAACGCCCTCTTCGCGTACATCAAATCAAACTTGTGGTCAATTCTCGAGAAGACCTCAGCAACACTTGTGGAGTTCGAAATCATACAAACAGCCCTCTGAACCTTGGCCAAGTCTCCGCCAGGAACAACAGTCGGTGGCTGGTAATTAATACCACACTTGAACCCAGTTGGGCACCAATCCACAAACTGGATGGTCCTCTTTGTCTTTATTGTGGCAACAGCAGCATTCACATCCTTAGGCACAACATCACCTCTGTACATCAAACAACAGGCCATGTACTTCCCATGACGCGGGTCACACTTGACCATCATAGAGGATGGCTCAAAAGCAGTATTAGTAATTTCCGCAACAGAAAGTTGCTCGTGATAGGCCTTCTCAGCTGAAATCACAGGCGCATATGAAGAAAGCATGAAATGAATCCTTGGGTATGGAACCAAGTTAGTTTGGAATTCATTCACATCCACATTCAGAGCACCATCAAATCGCAGAGATGCTGTCAGCGATGAGATAACCTATAAATCAAACAGATTCACCCAAATCAATAACTCTATTATTCAGTCTAAGCAATCCTTTATTAACTATTTAAAGTTTAATACCTGAGAGATGAGCCTGTTGAGATTGGTGTAAGTAGGCCTTTCAATGTCCAAAGATTTACGGCAGATGTCATATATGGCTTCATTATCCAAAAGGATAGCAACATCAGTGTGCTCAAGAAGGGAGTGAGTGGAGAGCACGGAGTTGTAAGGCTCAACAACAGCAGTAGAGACTTGAGGTGAAGGGTAAATGGTAAATCCAAGCTTGGATTTCTTTCCGTAGTCAACAGAAAGTCTCTCCAGAAGCAGAGAACCAAGCCCTGAGCCAGTCCCACCACCAACAGCATGGAACACCAAAAATCCTTGTAGCCCAGTGCAGTTGTCCGCTAATTTCCTGATCCTATCAAGACACAGATCCACTATCTCCTTACCAACTGTCACCGTATAAAACCACAAAATCGTTAGAAAATGAAACTCGCCCTTTCTTTATGTTAAGAATTCCAGTTGAAAGTTTTTGTTCTTACTTGTATAATGGCCTCTAGCAAAGTTGTTAGCAGCATCTTCTTTGCCGCTAATGAGTTGTTCAGGATGGAACAACTGTCGATAAGTTCCAGTTCTCACTTCATCAATGACAGTGGGTTCCAGATCTACGAAAACAGCACGAGGTACGTGCTTTCCAGCACCAGTTTCGCTGAAGAAAGTATTGAAGGCGTCGTCTCCTCCGCCAACAGTTACGTCTCCAGGCATTTGTCCATCCGGCTAGAGAAATTATCAAACACCAGACGGTCAatatccaaaaaataaaaaaattgaacagATTTCCGCCATAAACAAATAatcataaattttttaaaatagaactaaAATGATTGAATAGAGAGATTAGGGATTGACCTTAATGCCATGTTCGAGGCAGTAAAGCTCCCAACAAGCGTTTCCGACTTGGATTCCTGCCTGACCAATGTGGATCGAGATGcactctctcatttttgtttttcaaagaaATTGCAGAGACCGTTGTAGAATAGTGATTATGATAGATGAAAATTTATGACAGGAGTGAATTGAATAAAGAGGAGTAGGGTTTGAAAGGAGGAAGtgtttatataggagggggaagaGGAGTCGGCAGAATGCAGATGgtattttgaaatttgaaatggTTTACAGCTGTGTTTGTGACCGTTGCCGCTCCTTTTTCGTTTTCCGAAAATTTTGAATTCCTTTGGGCCTCATGATACTGGACTGAGCTCCATTTCCTAGTTTCCTATTTCAAATGGGCTTTTTGGTTTCTCTTTTGGACCCATTTTGAGAGTTCCCAGCCTGAACCTTCTAAACTGGCCCTTTGAATGGATAATGTTTAATTTTTGTCCCTTTTTTTAAAGTTATATAAAATAGGCTTATTTTTGTTGAAGAATTAAACATTGAAGTTAACATTTTTATCCTTCTATTCTTCCGCTTCCTCTCCAAATCTTCTTCTTATGTTGCTTCTTTTCAATTTTGGTACTACACATCTAATcaaagggagaaattcaaaaatagtcagatttataactggtcgttcaaaaatagcgcaatttcaaaaataattgaaatttagctatttttcatgtaaaaataaatctgagcgaaaacacttttcaaaacccgaaaaatacgccggtatattatactggagttccaagataagtatgctggaactccagcataatatgatggagttccagcataagtacactagaactccagcataatatattggagttccagcaagtataattgtccagtataatatactggagtttggagcacccgtgctccagtctccagtatattatattggagtcagtaaagtatatcggtccagcataatatgctggagttcatacacaggtatacccaactccaatatattatgctggactggtctctgttgcagtaaaatagtggctatttttcattgacttcgtaaacgctgactatttttgaatgaccagtccgaaaactggctataccgtgctatttttactcaCTAACTTGATCTGCAAATTCCTTGATTCCCTTAGGCCTCACGACTGGACCGCAGTCATCAACACGATAAGGATCCCTTTTCTAGTGTAAAAAttaggggagaaattcaaaaatagtcagatttaccgGTGgttattaaaaaatagccacagttttaaaagtaatcgaaatttagccacttttcatgtaaagataaatctgaaggaaaaaactgttcaaaatccgaaaaaatactccagcataatatactggagttccagtatattatactggaaatatactggagtttcatTATAATATACcggttcagcataatatactggagattgaagaaccaatgctacattctctagtatattatactagagccagcaaagtatagcggtacagcataatatgctggaagttcatacacaggtgcaccgaactccagtatattatgttggacagGTCTCTATTGTaccaaaatagtggctattttttaatgactcggcaaacgctggctatttttgaatgaccaatctgAAAACTGACTACTCTGtgctattttaacaaaaattagaTGGATGTCCTATTTGATCGCCCCTATTTAATCTGTAcccacttttaaaaaaaaataactagTGCCCAAAGTTTATATAACTtcaagcattttttttttttgtaaataaaatttattattaatcattagTAGCAACATTACAAAGCATAGCAAGCCACTCCCAGCTAGATAGATCAGAAGAACAGAATACGCAAATAccactctttcttcttcttcttcgtcttcgtcttcttcttctcattCGTTGTGAAAATAAAGGTGACGGTAAATTTACATGGTGCTTATGGGCatattttaaggtagtttatgGTGTTTTATAGTGGTGATATATTATGCCACTTCATTTTTTACTACTCCTTAggggtttcttcttctttttcttcttaattgcaaaatgggtttgttagatctattgttgttttgacaaattaATGATTgagatttattttttaaaatgatatttggaggttatgtttcacATTTGAGCTTATTTGGAGTATATTGAGGTGATAAATCACACATTGGATTGATAAAATTCGAAAAACAAATTTATGACAAGaatcctagagaagttctctcgagatgcttggaggcaaaaggtgtgtcggttccctatattatggcgattaaggatatgtatgatagGGCTAAGAGTCAGGTTAAGACAGTAGAAGGTGAATCTAAGCATTTTCCAGTT
Proteins encoded in this region:
- the LOC107800766 gene encoding tubulin alpha chain-like codes for the protein MRECISIHIGQAGIQVGNACWELYCLEHGIKPDGQMPGDVTVGGGDDAFNTFFSETGAGKHVPRAVFVDLEPTVIDEVRTGTYRQLFHPEQLISGKEDAANNFARGHYTIGKEIVDLCLDRIRKLADNCTGLQGFLVFHAVGGGTGSGLGSLLLERLSVDYGKKSKLGFTIYPSPQVSTAVVEPYNSVLSTHSLLEHTDVAILLDNEAIYDICRKSLDIERPTYTNLNRLISQVISSLTASLRFDGALNVDVNEFQTNLVPYPRIHFMLSSYAPVISAEKAYHEQLSVAEITNTAFEPSSMMVKCDPRHGKYMACCLMYRGDVVPKDVNAAVATIKTKRTIQFVDWCPTGFKCGINYQPPTVVPGGDLAKVQRAVCMISNSTSVAEVFSRIDHKFDLMYAKRAFVHWYVGEGMEEGEFSEAREDLAALEKDYEEVGCESGDGEDDDVEEY